In a genomic window of Paraburkholderia phenazinium:
- the aldA gene encoding aldehyde dehydrogenase: protein MRLDRNFVSGQFIDPASDELISVYNPATEALIARVAGASKDEAIAAVNAAALAQKGWRKLPSAERAVYLHKLADALTECAPAIGAALALESGKSVADATSEAIYAGQITRYHAEWARRIEGEVIPSDTPDENLVLHREPMGVVACLIPFNYPVYTFMRKVAPALIAGNTVVVRPSNNTPTSAFEIAKAVERAGLPAGVVNILAMSHDVAETLCTHPAVGMITLTGSVGAGRKVLEYCKANIAKPSLELGGKTPAIIEPDADLEKAARELVASKTTHCGQLCTAIERVYVHESVHDRFVALLKQHMSAVKSGDRADHPALMGPLVNEASRRSIHAMVERAVEAGARLETGGELPDGKGFFYPATLLSNCRQDMEIIQEETFGPIMPVVKYSTLDEALGMANDHQFGLSSVLYTENYRTAMKIANGIEAGELYVNRTPADPYQGFHAGWKRSGLGGDDGKHGMLEFTQTRLVVMKY from the coding sequence ATGCGACTCGATCGGAATTTTGTGAGCGGCCAGTTCATCGATCCCGCCAGCGACGAACTCATTTCCGTCTACAACCCCGCCACCGAGGCCCTGATTGCCCGCGTCGCGGGCGCCTCGAAGGACGAAGCGATTGCCGCGGTCAACGCGGCGGCGCTTGCGCAGAAAGGCTGGCGTAAGCTGCCGTCCGCCGAACGCGCGGTTTATCTGCACAAGCTTGCCGACGCGCTGACCGAATGCGCGCCCGCGATCGGCGCGGCGCTTGCGCTGGAGTCGGGCAAGAGTGTCGCCGACGCAACCAGCGAAGCCATCTATGCCGGCCAGATCACGCGCTATCACGCGGAATGGGCGCGCCGCATCGAAGGCGAAGTCATTCCGAGCGACACCCCCGACGAGAACCTGGTGCTGCATCGCGAGCCGATGGGCGTCGTGGCTTGCCTGATTCCGTTCAACTATCCGGTCTACACGTTCATGCGCAAGGTCGCGCCTGCGCTGATTGCCGGCAATACGGTGGTGGTGCGGCCGAGCAACAACACGCCGACGTCCGCGTTCGAAATCGCCAAGGCTGTCGAACGCGCGGGCTTGCCGGCCGGCGTGGTGAACATTCTGGCGATGAGCCACGATGTTGCGGAAACGCTTTGCACGCATCCGGCGGTCGGCATGATCACGCTGACGGGCAGTGTGGGCGCGGGCCGCAAGGTGCTCGAGTACTGCAAGGCGAACATCGCGAAGCCGTCGCTCGAACTGGGCGGCAAGACACCGGCGATCATCGAGCCGGATGCCGATCTAGAAAAGGCCGCGCGCGAACTCGTCGCGTCCAAGACCACGCATTGCGGCCAGTTGTGCACGGCGATCGAACGTGTGTACGTGCATGAAAGCGTGCACGACCGTTTCGTCGCGCTGCTCAAGCAGCATATGAGCGCCGTGAAATCGGGCGATCGCGCCGACCATCCCGCTTTGATGGGACCGCTCGTCAACGAGGCGTCGCGCCGGTCGATTCACGCCATGGTCGAACGCGCGGTAGAGGCGGGCGCCAGGCTCGAGACGGGCGGCGAGTTGCCGGACGGCAAGGGCTTCTTCTATCCGGCCACGTTGCTGTCGAACTGCCGTCAGGACATGGAGATCATCCAGGAAGAAACCTTCGGTCCGATCATGCCGGTCGTGAAATACAGCACGCTCGACGAAGCGCTTGGGATGGCTAACGATCACCAGTTCGGCCTCTCTTCGGTGCTGTACACCGAGAACTATCGCACGGCGATGAAGATTGCCAACGGCATCGAAGCCGGCGAACTGTACGTGAACCGCACGCCGGCCGATCCGTACCAAGGCTTCCACGCAGGCTGGAAGCGCTCAGGCCTGGGCGGCGACGACGGCAAGCACGGCATGCTCGAATTCACGCAGACCCGCCTCGTGGTCATGAAGTACTAA
- a CDS encoding DUF4148 domain-containing protein, producing MKALKIAALLSILATGTAFAQSNPATNAPADNATTTVAMSNATPQVGTWVPPTGQAVAPKTRAEVYGELVHAEKDGQLAYLNSTVYAHP from the coding sequence ATGAAAGCACTGAAGATCGCAGCCCTGTTGAGCATTCTCGCTACCGGCACGGCATTCGCCCAAAGCAATCCGGCCACCAACGCTCCGGCCGACAATGCCACGACCACCGTGGCGATGTCGAACGCCACGCCGCAAGTCGGCACATGGGTTCCGCCGACCGGCCAGGCCGTTGCACCGAAGACCCGCGCCGAAGTCTATGGCGAACTCGTACACGCAGAAAAGGACGGCCAGCTCGCCTACCTGAACAGCACCGTGTACGCGCATCCGTGA
- a CDS encoding response regulator transcription factor has protein sequence MPKVLSVEDDELMIQEILSALSESGYEVDVARCGRDGIARVMAFTYDLVTLDRTLPDLDGLTILATMRDAGIDTPVLLVSSMSNVDERVRGLRAGGDDYLTKPFAREEMAARAEVLLRRKTPVRNVETCLQVGELAFDLLKRQASHHGEALDLQPTELKLLEYMMRHPGQVLTRTMIFEGVWGCRFDPGTNLIDVHVGRLRKKVSAAGEDPQIHTVRGSGYILS, from the coding sequence ATGCCGAAAGTGCTATCTGTTGAAGACGATGAATTGATGATTCAGGAGATTCTGAGCGCGCTATCCGAGTCCGGCTATGAAGTGGACGTTGCGCGCTGCGGACGCGACGGCATCGCCAGGGTCATGGCGTTCACCTACGACCTCGTGACGCTCGACCGCACGCTTCCCGATCTGGATGGCTTGACGATTCTCGCCACCATGCGCGACGCGGGCATCGACACGCCCGTATTGCTGGTGAGCTCGATGTCGAACGTCGACGAGCGCGTTCGCGGCCTACGCGCAGGCGGCGACGACTACCTCACCAAACCGTTTGCACGCGAGGAGATGGCCGCACGCGCCGAAGTGCTATTGCGGCGCAAGACCCCGGTTCGCAACGTCGAGACCTGCCTGCAGGTCGGCGAACTGGCGTTCGATCTGCTCAAGCGCCAGGCCAGTCATCACGGCGAGGCGCTGGACCTTCAGCCCACCGAACTCAAACTGCTCGAATACATGATGCGGCATCCGGGCCAGGTGCTCACGCGCACGATGATTTTCGAAGGTGTCTGGGGCTGCCGCTTCGACCCGGGCACCAACCTCATCGACGTTCACGTGGGGCGCTTGCGCAAGAAGGTGAGTGCGGCGGGCGAGGATCCGCAGATCCATACCGTCAGGGGTTCGGGCTACATACTCAGCTAA
- a CDS encoding NIPSNAP family protein, giving the protein MIVEMRIYHCLPTRLPALLDRFTSITLGFFEKYGIEQIGFWTTLIGPSNHTLTYMVKWENLAEREQKWNAFQADAEWIAKRIATEAERPIVERVENYFLTPTDFSALR; this is encoded by the coding sequence ATGATCGTAGAAATGCGCATCTATCACTGCTTGCCCACGCGCCTGCCGGCGTTGCTCGACCGCTTTACCTCGATAACGCTCGGTTTCTTCGAGAAATACGGCATCGAGCAGATCGGCTTCTGGACGACGCTGATCGGCCCGAGCAATCACACGCTGACCTACATGGTGAAGTGGGAGAACCTCGCGGAGCGCGAGCAGAAGTGGAACGCATTCCAGGCGGACGCGGAGTGGATCGCGAAGCGCATCGCAACCGAAGCGGAAAGGCCGATTGTCGAGCGAGTCGAAAATTACTTTCTGACGCCGACGGACTTTTCTGCATTGCGGTAG
- a CDS encoding cold-shock protein, producing MATGIVKWFNDAKGFGFITPDGGGEDLFAHFSEVQGSGFKSLQENQKVSFEVKQGPKGKQAANITPL from the coding sequence ATGGCAACCGGTATTGTGAAGTGGTTCAATGATGCAAAGGGTTTTGGTTTCATTACGCCTGACGGCGGCGGCGAAGATCTGTTCGCACATTTCTCGGAAGTCCAGGGAAGCGGCTTCAAATCGCTGCAGGAAAACCAGAAGGTCAGCTTCGAAGTGAAGCAGGGCCCGAAGGGTAAGCAAGCGGCAAACATCACGCCGCTGTAA
- a CDS encoding DUF6723 family protein codes for MSKSAFIPSVPAQSESDFDVSASSRLAGYRRFFGVLNVVRKTDGRLLFPFDGAPELGPFPTKVEALAAAQVYGEHIVAADLANPEL; via the coding sequence ATGAGCAAGTCTGCATTCATCCCCAGCGTTCCGGCGCAATCCGAGAGCGATTTCGACGTCTCGGCGTCCTCGCGCCTCGCCGGCTACCGGCGCTTTTTCGGCGTGTTGAACGTGGTCCGCAAGACCGACGGCCGACTGTTGTTCCCGTTCGACGGTGCGCCCGAACTTGGCCCCTTCCCGACGAAAGTGGAGGCGCTGGCGGCTGCCCAGGTGTATGGCGAGCATATCGTCGCCGCCGACCTGGCCAATCCGGAGCTATAG
- a CDS encoding mandelate racemase/muconate lactonizing enzyme family protein: MKVVSLETHIVAVPPPHLGGMYWIFVKLKTACGIEGVGEIYSATFHPDAMTHIIDDVFGRYLQDKDPHHVERLWREAYSSGFTQRPDLTMMGVVSGLEMACWDIIGKAAGKPVYELLGGMVNERLRSYTYLYPKNSRGEYDYDDPDLAAECAVENVKRGFTAVKFDPAGPYTAYSGHQLSMEVLDRCELFCRRVREAVGSKADLLFGTHGQMVPSSAIRLAKRLEKYDPLWFEEPVPPGQEGAMAQVAKHTSIPIAAGERLTTKYEFFKLLEAGAASILQLNVARVGGLLEAKKVASIAEVYYAQIAPHLYNGPVGAAASIQLAACTPNFLIQESIGTWGGFHAEVLKTPIRWEDGYIIPSQEPGLGVELNMDVVRQHSPYTGERLHLQMAAKPADVKDLAPAKG, translated from the coding sequence ATGAAAGTTGTTTCGCTCGAAACGCATATTGTCGCTGTACCGCCGCCGCATCTGGGCGGCATGTACTGGATCTTCGTCAAGCTGAAGACGGCTTGCGGAATTGAAGGTGTCGGTGAAATCTATTCGGCGACGTTCCATCCGGATGCGATGACACACATCATCGACGACGTGTTCGGCCGTTATCTGCAGGACAAGGATCCGCATCACGTCGAGCGGCTGTGGCGCGAGGCCTATTCGAGCGGCTTCACGCAGCGCCCCGATCTGACCATGATGGGCGTGGTCAGCGGTCTCGAGATGGCGTGCTGGGACATCATCGGCAAGGCGGCGGGCAAGCCGGTCTATGAATTGCTGGGTGGCATGGTCAACGAGCGGCTTCGTTCGTATACCTACCTGTACCCGAAGAACAGCCGCGGCGAATACGATTACGACGACCCGGATCTGGCCGCCGAATGCGCGGTGGAGAACGTGAAGCGCGGCTTCACCGCAGTCAAGTTCGACCCGGCGGGGCCGTACACCGCCTATTCGGGCCACCAGTTGTCGATGGAAGTGCTGGACCGTTGCGAGCTCTTCTGCCGCAGGGTGCGCGAAGCCGTGGGCAGCAAGGCCGATCTGCTGTTCGGCACGCACGGTCAGATGGTGCCCTCCTCGGCCATTCGTCTCGCCAAACGCCTCGAGAAATACGACCCCTTGTGGTTCGAAGAGCCGGTGCCGCCAGGACAGGAAGGGGCCATGGCCCAGGTCGCGAAGCACACCAGCATTCCGATCGCGGCAGGCGAGCGGCTGACCACCAAGTACGAATTCTTCAAGCTGCTCGAAGCGGGCGCCGCGTCGATCCTGCAACTGAATGTGGCGCGCGTGGGCGGTCTGCTCGAAGCGAAGAAAGTGGCGAGCATCGCCGAGGTGTATTACGCGCAGATCGCGCCGCATCTCTACAACGGCCCGGTCGGCGCTGCGGCCAGCATCCAGCTGGCGGCTTGCACGCCGAACTTCCTGATTCAGGAAAGCATCGGTACGTGGGGCGGTTTCCACGCGGAAGTGTTGAAGACGCCGATTCGCTGGGAAGACGGCTACATCATTCCGTCGCAGGAGCCGGGTCTCGGTGTGGAGTTGAACATGGACGTGGTGCGGCAGCATTCACCGTACACGGGCGAACGGCTGCATCTGCAGATGGCCGCGAAACCCGCGGACGTCAAGGATCTCGCGCCGGCCAAGGGTTGA
- a CDS encoding IMPACT family protein, whose protein sequence is MSHTLATACQQEIEIRKSRFIAHAIPVADRDAAMAELRRLREEHPTATHVCWALLAGGQSGMSDDGEPSGTAGRPILEVLRHHDLDGVLAAVVRYYGGVKLGAGGLVRAYTDAIARVLQDAPRVERIAQTLLTVQIAYPDEARVRRWIEQEGYTLANSGYEMEVRLTVTMPVTAVQGAREALRDMTQGRAVFPEED, encoded by the coding sequence ATGAGCCACACCCTCGCTACGGCGTGCCAACAAGAAATCGAAATCCGCAAGAGCCGCTTCATCGCCCACGCAATCCCCGTCGCGGACCGCGATGCGGCGATGGCCGAACTGCGCCGTCTGCGTGAAGAGCATCCCACCGCCACGCACGTCTGCTGGGCGTTGCTGGCGGGCGGCCAGTCCGGCATGTCGGACGATGGCGAACCGTCCGGCACCGCCGGCAGGCCGATACTCGAAGTGCTGCGGCATCACGACCTAGACGGCGTGCTAGCGGCCGTGGTGCGCTACTACGGTGGGGTAAAACTCGGTGCGGGTGGTTTGGTGCGCGCCTATACAGACGCGATTGCCCGCGTGCTGCAGGACGCGCCGCGCGTCGAACGGATTGCCCAGACCTTGCTGACGGTGCAAATCGCGTATCCCGACGAGGCGCGCGTGCGCCGCTGGATTGAACAGGAGGGCTACACGCTCGCCAATAGCGGCTACGAAATGGAAGTGCGCCTGACGGTCACCATGCCCGTCACGGCCGTGCAAGGGGCACGTGAGGCGCTGCGGGATATGACGCAGGGGCGCGCGGTGTTTCCGGAAGAAGACTGA
- a CDS encoding TetR/AcrR family transcriptional regulator, giving the protein MTAKKQDIVRTATRLFSMDGYHAVGMDRIIEESGVAKMTMYRHFPSKVDLVSEVLAQRMQQSLASLTDAVNKKSDPMDKIREVFAWHERWFKTRDFTGCMFTGAFSEFRSQPGEIMRITIAQKTGLRLFIKNLLLDIARRPAAELMARQMVMLLDGAILSAMAGDRKTAASEAWDAAERLIATESKPVAPLR; this is encoded by the coding sequence ATGACCGCCAAGAAGCAGGATATCGTCAGAACAGCGACACGCCTTTTTTCCATGGACGGCTATCACGCGGTAGGTATGGACCGGATCATTGAAGAATCCGGTGTGGCGAAGATGACCATGTACCGGCACTTTCCGTCGAAGGTCGACCTCGTATCCGAAGTATTGGCTCAAAGAATGCAGCAATCGCTCGCTTCGCTAACCGATGCTGTGAATAAAAAATCGGATCCGATGGACAAGATTCGCGAAGTGTTCGCGTGGCATGAACGGTGGTTCAAGACGAGAGACTTTACGGGTTGCATGTTCACTGGAGCATTTTCCGAGTTCCGCTCTCAACCTGGGGAGATCATGCGTATCACGATTGCCCAGAAGACCGGCCTTCGGCTTTTCATCAAGAACCTGCTGCTGGACATAGCGCGGCGCCCAGCAGCGGAACTGATGGCCCGACAGATGGTGATGCTGCTGGATGGCGCCATTCTGTCGGCGATGGCCGGCGACAGAAAAACCGCGGCGAGTGAAGCGTGGGACGCCGCTGAAAGACTGATTGCCACGGAAAGCAAGCCCGTAGCGCCTCTGCGATAG
- a CDS encoding GMC family oxidoreductase translates to MNYDYIIVGAGSAGCILANRLTASGQHSVLLLEAGGKDSSFWFKIPVGFTKTYYNETYNWMYYSEPEKELDNRPIYCPRGKVQGGSGSINAMIFVRGQPHDFDDWAAAGNKGWSFKDVLPYFRKLESHPLGNTEYHGADGPIRISPMKDAVHPICHVFLKGCEQAGYQRTQDFNGAQFEGSGIYDVSTRNGQRSSSSFEYLHPVLDRQNLTVEREVLVSQVLFDGNKRATGVVVKQNGGARTFTANREVILAAGAVDTPKLLQLSGVGDKALLAQHRIPLVHELPAVGQNLQDHLCVSFYYRANVKTLNDEMRPLLGKLKLGLQYLLTRKGPLAMSVNQSGGFFKGNDQQVEPNLQLYFNPLSYRIPKSNKASLEPEPYSGFLLAFNPCRPTSRGSIEIASNRVEDAARIRINALTTEKDIDEVIQGCELVRKVMATSALRGITVEEISPGPQVNTRDGFLQYFREQSGSIYHLCGSCAMGADVQTSVVDERLRVHGLTALRVVDASIFPNITSGNINAPTMMVAEKGAEMILEDAQADAVGKRAKPELVATH, encoded by the coding sequence ATGAACTACGACTACATTATTGTCGGCGCGGGCTCTGCGGGCTGCATCCTCGCCAATCGCCTGACGGCGTCGGGCCAGCATTCCGTGCTGCTGCTCGAAGCGGGCGGCAAGGACAGCTCGTTCTGGTTCAAGATTCCAGTGGGTTTCACCAAGACGTACTACAACGAAACCTATAACTGGATGTATTACAGCGAGCCCGAAAAGGAACTCGACAACCGGCCGATCTATTGCCCGCGCGGTAAAGTCCAGGGCGGCTCCGGTTCGATCAACGCGATGATCTTCGTGCGGGGTCAGCCGCACGATTTCGACGACTGGGCTGCCGCCGGCAACAAGGGCTGGTCGTTCAAGGACGTGCTGCCGTATTTCCGCAAGCTCGAGTCGCATCCGTTGGGCAACACCGAGTATCACGGCGCCGATGGCCCGATTCGCATTTCGCCGATGAAGGACGCCGTGCATCCGATCTGCCACGTGTTCCTCAAGGGGTGCGAGCAGGCCGGGTATCAGCGCACTCAGGACTTTAACGGCGCGCAGTTCGAAGGCTCGGGCATATACGACGTGAGCACGCGCAATGGGCAGCGTTCGTCGAGCAGCTTCGAATATCTGCATCCGGTGCTGGACCGCCAGAATCTGACGGTCGAACGTGAAGTGCTGGTGAGCCAGGTGCTGTTCGACGGCAACAAGCGCGCGACGGGCGTAGTGGTCAAGCAGAACGGCGGCGCGCGCACCTTCACCGCGAACCGCGAGGTGATTCTCGCGGCAGGCGCGGTGGATACGCCGAAGCTTCTGCAACTGTCCGGTGTGGGCGACAAGGCGCTGCTCGCGCAGCATCGCATTCCGCTCGTGCATGAACTGCCGGCGGTAGGGCAGAATCTGCAGGACCACCTGTGCGTGAGTTTCTACTATCGCGCCAACGTGAAGACGTTGAACGATGAAATGCGGCCATTGCTTGGCAAGCTCAAGCTGGGCCTGCAGTACCTGCTGACGCGCAAGGGGCCGCTCGCGATGAGCGTGAACCAGTCGGGCGGCTTCTTTAAGGGCAACGATCAGCAGGTGGAGCCTAACCTGCAGCTCTATTTCAATCCGCTGTCGTACCGGATTCCGAAGAGCAACAAGGCGAGCCTCGAGCCGGAACCGTATTCGGGCTTCTTGCTGGCCTTCAATCCCTGCCGGCCGACGAGCCGCGGTTCGATTGAGATTGCTTCGAACCGGGTCGAAGATGCCGCCAGGATTCGCATCAACGCGCTGACCACGGAGAAGGATATCGACGAGGTCATCCAGGGGTGTGAGCTGGTGCGCAAGGTGATGGCAACGTCCGCGCTGCGGGGCATCACGGTGGAGGAGATTTCGCCGGGGCCGCAGGTCAACACGCGCGATGGCTTCCTGCAGTACTTCCGCGAGCAGTCGGGCTCGATCTATCACCTGTGCGGATCGTGCGCGATGGGGGCGGACGTGCAGACGTCAGTGGTCGACGAGCGCTTGCGCGTGCATGGGCTGACGGCTTTGCGGGTGGTCGATGCCTCCATCTTCCCGAACATCACGTCCGGCAATATCAATGCGCCGACGATGATGGTGGCGGAGAAGGGCGCCGAGATGATTCTCGAAGATGCGCAGGCGGATGCCGTGGGCAAGCGGGCCAAGCCGGAGCTCGTGGCGACGCATTGA
- a CDS encoding lysophospholipid acyltransferase family protein produces the protein MRTKFIKWFFIVCLLGSGTVYSALILLLFPFVGRAGRYWLAAQWCRAMVAWMRWLPGVTCSVEGLEHLPAGPSILLCRHESTWETLAFLALFPRRISFVFKEDLLRIPFFGWVLRGLDMVSLNRGSPRQAHQAVTQECAARLAKGDVVVIFPEGTRVPHDAPPRLTSGGIRLACATGAPVVPVVHNAGKVWPAKGWPDRKGHIRVVVGPEFSSRETSQQDLSRAVHDWMKTALLEL, from the coding sequence ATGCGCACCAAGTTCATCAAATGGTTTTTCATTGTCTGCCTGCTCGGCAGCGGCACGGTCTACTCCGCGTTGATTCTGCTGCTGTTTCCTTTCGTCGGCAGGGCCGGGCGGTACTGGCTGGCAGCGCAATGGTGTCGTGCAATGGTCGCATGGATGCGCTGGCTGCCGGGCGTCACATGTTCGGTGGAAGGCCTCGAGCATCTTCCGGCGGGACCCTCCATCCTCTTGTGCCGTCACGAATCCACGTGGGAGACGCTGGCCTTTCTCGCGCTGTTTCCGCGGCGGATCAGTTTTGTGTTCAAGGAAGACCTGCTGCGCATTCCGTTCTTCGGCTGGGTGCTGCGCGGGCTCGACATGGTCAGCCTGAACCGCGGCTCGCCGCGCCAGGCGCATCAGGCGGTGACACAGGAGTGCGCCGCGCGGCTCGCCAAGGGTGATGTGGTGGTGATATTTCCGGAAGGCACGCGCGTGCCGCACGATGCCCCGCCGCGCTTGACCTCGGGCGGTATTCGTCTGGCATGCGCGACCGGCGCGCCGGTGGTGCCGGTAGTGCACAACGCAGGCAAAGTTTGGCCGGCGAAGGGCTGGCCGGACCGGAAGGGGCACATTCGGGTGGTCGTGGGTCCGGAATTTTCATCGCGCGAGACGTCGCAGCAGGACTTGAGCCGGGCCGTGCACGACTGGATGAAGACGGCTTTGCTGGAACTTTGA
- a CDS encoding MFS transporter: protein MSSQSVQSAASLAASNDAAALRETPAQRYVQLLLLVIAAGAIYPILYLRQVYQPTMLEVFHITDSQLGYLYSSLGTIFLLSYLPSGWLADRIAPRLLICFSLIATGALGLWYSTAPSFHLLMVIFGGWGLSTGLTFWAAVIKRVTMIAGAHEQGRFFGFLDGGRGLVEALLATVAITLFAWATQTRGEPVAAGFRLVVYMYAFLCIALGVVLGMVKDPQGSKAAAEQAATRKRNNVLLDLKTLATIPELWLVAAIVFCGYQVFWATYSFSAYLHEGAIGLSVVMAGTITTLKLWMRPIGGIGGGFLGDRFSKISVLVIALFLAALSLLGLVAAPGIGSHVALVFLVLFIGILTYAIRGLYWSLLDRCNVPVETMGLAIGLISVLGYSPDVFLPLINGYLTQTYPGVFGYQLYFGYVAAVAALGGFAALALRNRLNRKEGA from the coding sequence GTGTCATCTCAGTCCGTCCAATCCGCCGCCTCGCTGGCCGCATCCAACGACGCAGCCGCCTTGCGCGAAACCCCGGCGCAGCGCTATGTGCAACTGCTGCTGCTGGTGATCGCCGCCGGTGCGATCTATCCGATTCTCTATCTGCGGCAGGTGTACCAGCCCACGATGCTGGAAGTGTTTCATATCACCGACAGTCAACTGGGCTATCTGTATTCGTCGCTCGGCACCATCTTTTTGCTGAGCTATTTGCCGAGCGGCTGGCTCGCCGATCGCATCGCGCCGCGCCTGCTCATCTGCTTTTCGCTGATTGCAACGGGTGCGCTCGGTCTGTGGTATTCGACCGCCCCGTCGTTTCATCTGCTGATGGTGATCTTCGGCGGCTGGGGCCTGTCGACAGGTCTGACGTTCTGGGCCGCCGTGATCAAGCGTGTGACGATGATCGCCGGCGCGCATGAACAGGGCCGTTTCTTCGGCTTTCTCGACGGCGGCCGCGGCCTGGTTGAAGCGCTGCTGGCAACCGTCGCCATCACGCTGTTCGCATGGGCCACGCAGACGCGCGGCGAACCGGTGGCGGCCGGCTTCAGGCTGGTGGTCTACATGTACGCGTTTCTGTGCATCGCGCTGGGCGTGGTGCTCGGGATGGTGAAGGATCCGCAGGGTAGCAAGGCCGCCGCGGAGCAAGCTGCCACGCGCAAACGCAACAACGTGCTGCTCGACCTGAAGACGCTCGCGACGATTCCGGAGCTGTGGCTTGTCGCCGCGATTGTGTTTTGCGGCTACCAGGTGTTCTGGGCAACGTACAGCTTTTCCGCGTATCTGCATGAAGGGGCGATCGGCCTGTCGGTGGTGATGGCCGGCACGATCACGACGCTCAAGTTGTGGATGCGGCCGATTGGCGGCATCGGCGGCGGCTTCCTGGGTGACCGCTTCTCCAAGATTTCGGTGCTGGTGATCGCGCTGTTTCTGGCCGCGCTCTCGCTGCTGGGACTGGTCGCCGCGCCTGGCATCGGCAGCCATGTGGCGCTGGTGTTCCTCGTGCTGTTCATCGGCATTCTGACCTACGCCATTCGCGGCCTTTACTGGTCGTTGCTCGACCGCTGCAACGTGCCGGTCGAAACGATGGGCCTCGCGATTGGTTTGATCTCGGTACTGGGCTACTCGCCGGACGTCTTCCTGCCGCTCATCAACGGCTACCTGACACAGACGTATCCCGGCGTATTCGGCTATCAACTCTACTTTGGCTATGTAGCCGCAGTGGCAGCGCTCGGTGGCTTTGCCGCGCTTGCGCTGAGAAACAGGCTTAACAGGAAAGAAGGTGCGTAA
- a CDS encoding response regulator transcription factor produces the protein MRILLVSSSETETVYLHKAFRESAHSVHVADNLRYALYLASHEAFDAIVVSAVGLSLMTALFDALPELARLPRAPSVIVALASGTSQDRARVLRAGADACFVQPYSFLEMQERMLALHRASVARSAQPAVTTPALKLDPLTRDLVEDGKRVLLTKREYLLIECLLRQAKAPVARDQLIRYAWPDKEDVEPASVNLVVSRLRRKLELNGFRVRVETISRFGYQLAS, from the coding sequence ATGAGAATTCTGCTGGTGTCGTCCTCCGAGACGGAGACGGTTTACCTTCATAAGGCGTTCAGGGAGAGCGCGCACAGCGTACACGTAGCGGATAACCTGCGTTATGCCCTCTATCTGGCCTCGCATGAAGCGTTCGATGCGATTGTCGTTTCCGCGGTGGGGCTGTCCCTGATGACCGCACTGTTCGACGCGCTGCCCGAACTGGCCAGGCTGCCGCGCGCACCGTCGGTGATCGTTGCGCTTGCAAGCGGTACCTCGCAAGATCGCGCGCGCGTGCTGCGCGCCGGTGCGGACGCCTGCTTCGTGCAACCGTATTCGTTTCTCGAGATGCAGGAGCGCATGCTGGCGCTTCATCGCGCTTCCGTGGCGCGTTCGGCGCAGCCGGCCGTTACGACGCCGGCGCTGAAGCTGGACCCGTTGACGCGCGATCTCGTCGAAGACGGCAAGCGCGTGCTGTTGACGAAGCGCGAATATCTGCTGATTGAATGCCTGCTGCGTCAGGCGAAGGCGCCGGTAGCGAGAGATCAGTTGATCCGTTACGCGTGGCCGGACAAGGAGGATGTCGAACCCGCCAGCGTCAACCTGGTGGTATCGCGCCTGCGGCGCAAGCTGGAGCTGAATGGGTTCAGGGTCCGCGTCGAGACCATTAGCCGCTTCGGCTATCAATTGGCTTCGTGA